In the Micromonospora narathiwatensis genome, one interval contains:
- a CDS encoding RHS repeat domain-containing protein — protein MPPAVPPPVRHDRARTLRRTVTATLAATVVASLLHAPAQAAPIGAPYRPSAPKPVPTVPVDKITPSSPAGSKILPDASRRPAPSWPAAGSSIVDLTTTRTTGPAPAGALPIRVAAPEKGVAAPGRVRVQVLDRATTSRTGVNGLLLRLDRADENDSAGTVRASVDYRSFATAYGADWASRLRLVQLPACALSTPADRRCAGTPLPSSNDLAQQTVTADVPVGAAAGGTLVALSAGPSGPAGNYAATSLSASSTWSAGGNSGAFNWSYPLRTPPALNGPAPGLSLNYSSQSVDGRHAASNNQPSSVGEGFEISTGGFIERRYKSCSDDMGGSANNTTKTFDQCWATDNATLSLASGSGELIYNSTEKRWHLRNDDGSRIERRTGASNGDNDGEYWVVTTGDGIQYWFGLNRLPGWKSGDPVTNSALTVPVFGNNPGEPCHATAFADSSCVQAWRWNLDYVVDPSGNSASYWYTKETNKYGRRLDPNDAVTYDRASSPQRIDYGTRRDNGVDSALSGSAPMRVTFTAADRCLSSCATHDAAHWPDTPWDAACAGTSCPDNFSPTFWTTKRLQAVNTQVRSGSGYTDVERWTFTHTFPDPGDGTRAGLWLDRISHTGLFGGTASLPDVRFAYTQLANRVDTIDFAAAMNWMRIARITNESGGTVNVTYSAPDCVAGQPMPTPHTNTRRCYPVIWTPEGYTNPVTDWFHKYVVTTVYETDHTGGVPPQGSPRVVYTYSYLDGAAWHYNDDDGLIDPKNKTWSDYRGYGRVAVTVGDPGEQTYSETRYFRGMNGDRLSPSGGTRSVNIDGIADEDWYAGMTRETKTFNGPGGAVVSRQTNEPWTSPVTATRTINGDTVTARFSRIATVRDFTTLDGGRGERVTRTTTGYDQYGMVVSVDDLGQEGVDGDELCTKTDYAPRNTTAWLMDRVHRTQSYAVKCGDTGGTLSADQVIGEVRNSYDDQAFQSVATRGLVTRIERMESWSSGTPTFSTVGRAAYDAHGRTTSTWDAMGALTTTAYTPAVGGPLTATTVTNPLQHVSTTTAQPAWGLPTRSVDANGKVTDLAYDALGRLTSVWQPGRDKATQTANLTYGYLIRDTAPTVVSTAQLNNAGNYVTSYTLYDGLLRARQTQTPSPSGGRLLTDTFYDTAGRQVRSYGSYHTSGNPGTTLVTATEAAFVPNQSRTVYDGAGRTIASIFQPYAAERWRTSTYYAGDRTDVTPPAGGTATSTVTDARGRTVELRQYNGPAPTPGVSGSWDATRYAFNRKSQLAEVTDPVGNKWTYTYDIRGRQIETRDPDRGPTTNTYDNGGRTTSTTDARGKTIAYLYDPLGRKRAAYDDRVGGTMRAQWVYDTLAKGYLTQSTRFVGSASYQVKALGYNDQYQSTGTQVIVPTSETGLSGTYNFENTWNPDGSLKSASFPGTVGDLPAETVSYAYTDLGNVTTLNTLYGSQQQAYVSAVVYNALGQIDQVTLDTGSGGHVWQAFTRELETGRLTGIRIDRDSVAPNTVSDVRYTFDPVGNITQTRDVTPDPVDDTQCFAYDHLRRLTEAWTPASGDCVATRSVASLGGPAPYWHSWSFDKIGNRRTEVVHTSSGDATTTYAYPATGAARPHAVTGTSGATTGSYTYDENGNTLTRPTKSSGTQTLTWDPEGRLETSVDGTGETRYIYDADGNRLIRRDPTGRTLYLPGQEIRHTTSGGAKTTRYYSIAGQVVASRTAAGVSWLAADHQGTGQVAVDAATQATTIRRQTPYGVPRGGDPAWPNSKGFVGGTRDNTGLTHLGAREYDPSTGRFISVDPIMDLTDPQQWSAYTYSSNSPVTYSDPSGERACSDDNCGPGADYVDLAGNYHAVPGHNDGCNGCSAAVPKRGYSSDDEERAATGNADKARMLREMRHRQIFLEGKFWIGKLREEMVEANFDACKMGNPYVFAGCTTGANIANEKLAEQINEALDRIDESRAREGKFIKDKVLGKVNSGFDDDEFEIAFWLAFTGKQKVESRDDSLPVAGESGNRGFDAYVDGHRAEFKKLQTNTQSAARDRLRSANGQHVDRVYVLVRDGVEKANVEAGRANFMRNHSNPSLKYWQVIDGGAGWQSPFQSINQPL, from the coding sequence ATGCCCCCTGCCGTTCCGCCGCCCGTACGGCACGATCGTGCTCGTACGCTGCGGCGGACCGTCACCGCGACGCTGGCTGCCACGGTCGTCGCCAGCCTGCTGCACGCGCCGGCCCAGGCCGCGCCGATCGGAGCGCCGTACCGGCCGTCGGCGCCGAAGCCGGTGCCGACGGTACCCGTCGACAAGATCACTCCCAGTTCCCCGGCCGGAAGCAAGATCCTCCCGGACGCGAGCAGGAGGCCGGCGCCGAGCTGGCCCGCTGCCGGCAGCAGCATCGTCGATCTGACCACCACCCGCACCACCGGCCCCGCCCCGGCAGGCGCCCTGCCGATCCGGGTTGCCGCGCCGGAGAAGGGCGTCGCCGCACCAGGGCGGGTCCGGGTACAGGTGCTCGACCGCGCCACCACCAGCCGTACCGGAGTCAACGGCCTGCTGCTGCGCCTCGACCGGGCGGACGAGAACGACAGCGCCGGGACGGTACGGGCCAGCGTCGACTACCGGTCGTTCGCCACGGCCTACGGCGCCGACTGGGCCAGTCGCCTGCGCCTGGTCCAGTTGCCCGCGTGCGCGCTGTCGACCCCGGCGGACCGTCGCTGCGCCGGCACCCCGCTACCGTCGAGCAACGACCTGGCGCAGCAGACCGTCACCGCTGACGTGCCGGTGGGTGCGGCGGCGGGCGGCACCCTGGTCGCGCTTTCGGCCGGCCCGTCAGGGCCCGCCGGAAACTACGCGGCGACCTCGCTGTCGGCCTCCTCGACCTGGTCGGCGGGCGGTAACTCGGGCGCGTTCAACTGGTCCTACCCGCTGCGGACACCGCCGGCGCTGAACGGACCCGCACCCGGGCTGTCGCTGAACTACTCCTCCCAGTCGGTCGACGGCCGGCACGCCGCCTCGAACAATCAGCCGTCCTCGGTCGGCGAGGGCTTCGAAATCTCCACCGGAGGTTTCATCGAACGCCGGTACAAGTCGTGCAGCGATGACATGGGCGGATCGGCGAACAACACCACGAAGACGTTCGACCAGTGTTGGGCGACCGACAACGCCACGCTCTCGCTGGCCAGCGGATCGGGCGAGTTGATCTACAACTCGACCGAAAAGCGCTGGCACCTGCGCAACGACGACGGGTCCCGGATCGAGCGGCGGACCGGTGCGAGCAACGGCGACAACGACGGCGAATACTGGGTGGTCACCACGGGTGACGGTATCCAGTACTGGTTCGGCCTGAACCGGCTGCCGGGCTGGAAGTCGGGGGATCCGGTCACCAATTCGGCACTGACCGTCCCGGTCTTCGGCAACAACCCCGGAGAGCCCTGTCACGCCACCGCGTTCGCCGACTCCAGCTGTGTCCAGGCCTGGCGGTGGAACCTCGACTATGTCGTGGACCCGTCCGGCAACTCGGCCTCGTACTGGTACACCAAGGAGACCAACAAGTACGGCCGCCGCCTCGACCCGAACGACGCCGTGACGTACGACCGCGCCAGCTCGCCGCAGCGGATCGACTACGGCACCCGGCGGGACAACGGCGTCGACTCGGCGTTGAGCGGCTCCGCGCCGATGCGGGTGACCTTCACGGCCGCCGACCGGTGCCTCAGTTCCTGCGCCACTCACGACGCTGCGCACTGGCCGGACACGCCCTGGGACGCCGCGTGCGCCGGCACCTCCTGCCCGGACAACTTCTCCCCGACCTTCTGGACCACCAAGCGGCTTCAGGCGGTGAACACGCAGGTCAGGTCCGGCAGCGGCTACACCGATGTCGAGCGTTGGACATTCACCCACACCTTCCCCGACCCCGGCGACGGCACCCGGGCCGGACTCTGGCTGGACCGGATCTCCCACACCGGCCTGTTCGGCGGCACCGCCAGCCTGCCCGACGTGCGGTTCGCCTATACCCAGCTCGCCAACCGGGTCGACACCATCGACTTCGCCGCCGCGATGAACTGGATGCGGATCGCGCGGATCACCAACGAGTCCGGCGGCACGGTCAACGTCACCTACTCGGCGCCTGACTGCGTCGCCGGCCAGCCGATGCCGACGCCGCACACCAACACCCGCCGGTGCTACCCGGTGATCTGGACGCCGGAGGGGTACACCAACCCGGTCACCGACTGGTTCCACAAATACGTCGTCACGACCGTCTACGAGACCGACCACACCGGCGGCGTCCCGCCGCAGGGTAGCCCCCGCGTCGTATACACGTACAGCTACCTGGACGGGGCTGCCTGGCACTACAACGATGACGACGGTCTGATCGACCCGAAGAACAAGACCTGGTCCGACTACCGGGGGTACGGCCGGGTAGCGGTCACCGTCGGCGACCCGGGTGAGCAGACGTACAGCGAGACGCGCTACTTCCGCGGCATGAACGGCGACCGGCTGAGCCCGAGTGGCGGCACCCGTTCGGTCAACATCGACGGGATCGCCGACGAGGACTGGTACGCGGGCATGACCCGCGAGACGAAGACGTTCAACGGGCCCGGCGGGGCGGTGGTGTCCCGGCAGACCAACGAGCCCTGGACCTCGCCGGTCACCGCGACCCGGACCATCAACGGCGACACGGTGACCGCTCGGTTCAGCCGCATCGCCACCGTCCGCGACTTCACCACGCTGGATGGCGGCCGCGGGGAGCGGGTCACCCGCACCACCACCGGCTACGACCAGTACGGCATGGTTGTCTCGGTCGACGACCTCGGACAGGAGGGTGTCGACGGCGACGAGCTGTGCACCAAGACGGACTACGCGCCGCGCAACACGACCGCGTGGCTGATGGACCGGGTCCACCGGACCCAGAGTTACGCGGTGAAGTGCGGCGACACCGGCGGCACGCTCTCGGCTGACCAGGTCATCGGTGAGGTCCGCAACTCGTACGACGACCAGGCTTTCCAGAGCGTCGCGACCCGGGGCCTGGTCACCCGGATCGAACGCATGGAGTCCTGGAGCAGTGGCACCCCGACCTTTTCCACGGTCGGCCGGGCCGCGTACGACGCGCACGGTCGTACCACGTCCACCTGGGACGCGATGGGTGCCCTCACCACCACCGCATACACGCCGGCGGTTGGTGGACCGCTCACCGCGACCACCGTCACCAACCCGCTGCAACACGTCAGCACCACCACGGCACAGCCCGCGTGGGGTCTGCCCACACGCAGCGTGGACGCGAACGGCAAGGTCACCGACCTCGCCTACGACGCGCTCGGCCGGCTCACCTCGGTCTGGCAGCCGGGCCGGGACAAGGCCACCCAGACCGCCAACCTGACGTACGGCTACCTGATCCGGGACACCGCGCCCACCGTCGTTTCCACCGCCCAGCTCAACAACGCGGGCAACTACGTCACGTCGTACACCCTGTACGACGGGCTGCTCCGGGCTCGGCAGACCCAGACGCCGTCGCCGTCCGGCGGCCGGCTGCTCACTGACACCTTCTACGACACCGCTGGCCGGCAGGTCCGGTCGTACGGCAGCTATCACACCAGCGGGAACCCCGGCACCACCCTCGTCACGGCCACCGAGGCGGCGTTCGTGCCGAACCAGAGCCGGACGGTGTACGACGGCGCCGGCCGAACGATCGCGTCGATCTTCCAGCCGTACGCGGCCGAACGGTGGCGCACCTCGACCTACTACGCGGGTGACCGCACCGATGTCACCCCGCCGGCCGGCGGGACCGCGACGTCGACGGTCACGGACGCCCGCGGTCGCACCGTCGAGCTGCGGCAGTACAACGGCCCGGCACCCACCCCCGGAGTGTCCGGTTCATGGGATGCGACGAGGTACGCGTTCAACCGCAAGAGCCAACTCGCCGAGGTGACCGACCCGGTCGGCAACAAGTGGACCTATACCTACGACATCCGTGGCCGGCAGATCGAGACCCGGGACCCGGACCGGGGACCGACCACCAACACCTACGACAACGGCGGCCGGACCACCAGCACCACCGACGCCCGGGGTAAGACGATCGCCTACCTCTACGACCCGCTGGGCCGCAAACGCGCCGCGTACGACGACCGGGTCGGCGGCACCATGCGTGCCCAATGGGTCTATGACACCCTGGCCAAGGGATACCTCACCCAGAGCACGCGGTTCGTGGGCTCCGCCAGCTACCAGGTGAAGGCCCTCGGTTACAACGACCAGTACCAGTCGACCGGCACACAGGTCATCGTCCCGACCTCCGAGACGGGACTCTCCGGCACCTACAACTTCGAGAACACCTGGAACCCGGACGGCTCCCTGAAGTCGGCCAGTTTCCCAGGGACCGTCGGTGACCTGCCCGCCGAGACCGTCTCCTACGCCTACACCGACCTGGGCAACGTCACCACGCTGAACACTCTGTACGGCAGTCAGCAACAGGCGTACGTCAGCGCGGTCGTCTACAACGCGCTCGGCCAGATCGACCAGGTGACCCTGGACACCGGCTCGGGCGGACACGTCTGGCAGGCGTTCACCCGGGAGCTGGAGACGGGCCGGCTGACGGGCATCCGGATCGACCGGGACTCCGTCGCACCGAACACCGTCTCGGACGTGCGGTACACGTTCGACCCGGTCGGCAACATCACCCAGACCAGGGACGTCACCCCCGATCCGGTCGACGACACGCAGTGCTTCGCGTACGACCACCTCCGCCGGCTCACCGAAGCGTGGACCCCGGCCTCGGGGGACTGCGTAGCCACGCGGAGTGTCGCCAGTCTCGGTGGGCCGGCCCCGTACTGGCACTCGTGGAGCTTCGACAAGATCGGCAACCGCCGCACGGAGGTGGTGCACACCTCGTCCGGTGACGCGACCACGACCTACGCGTACCCGGCCACGGGAGCGGCGCGACCGCATGCCGTGACGGGCACCAGCGGCGCCACCACCGGCAGCTACACGTACGACGAGAACGGCAACACCCTCACCCGGCCCACCAAGTCGTCCGGCACCCAGACACTCACCTGGGATCCGGAGGGTCGGTTGGAGACCAGCGTGGACGGCACCGGGGAGACCCGGTACATCTACGACGCCGACGGCAACCGGCTGATTCGCCGCGACCCGACGGGCCGCACGCTCTATCTGCCGGGGCAGGAGATCCGGCACACCACGTCCGGTGGCGCGAAGACCACCCGCTACTACAGCATCGCCGGTCAGGTGGTGGCGTCGCGTACCGCTGCCGGCGTGAGCTGGCTGGCCGCTGACCACCAGGGCACCGGGCAGGTGGCCGTCGACGCGGCCACCCAGGCCACCACCATCCGTCGGCAGACTCCGTACGGCGTGCCGCGCGGCGGGGATCCGGCCTGGCCGAACAGTAAGGGCTTCGTCGGTGGGACGCGGGACAACACCGGTCTCACCCACCTCGGCGCCCGCGAATACGATCCGTCCACCGGTCGGTTCATCAGCGTCGACCCGATCATGGACCTGACCGATCCACAGCAGTGGAGTGCGTACACCTACAGCAGCAACAGCCCGGTCACCTACTCCGACCCATCGGGTGAGCGGGCCTGCTCGGACGACAACTGTGGGCCGGGCGCCGACTACGTGGACCTCGCCGGCAACTACCACGCCGTACCGGGCCACAACGACGGCTGCAACGGGTGCAGCGCTGCCGTCCCGAAGCGGGGGTACTCGTCCGACGACGAGGAACGGGCCGCGACCGGCAACGCCGACAAGGCGCGGATGCTGCGTGAGATGCGCCACCGGCAGATCTTCCTGGAGGGCAAGTTCTGGATCGGCAAGCTCCGTGAGGAGATGGTGGAGGCGAACTTCGACGCCTGTAAGATGGGCAATCCGTACGTCTTCGCAGGTTGCACCACCGGTGCCAACATCGCCAACGAGAAGCTCGCCGAGCAGATCAACGAGGCCCTGGATCGGATCGACGAGTCACGGGCCCGCGAGGGCAAGTTCATCAAGGACAAGGTGCTGGGCAAGGTCAACTCGGGCTTCGACGACGACGAGTTCGAGATCGCCTTCTGGCTCGCGTTTACCGGGAAGCAGAAGGTCGAATCGCGTGACGACTCGCTGCCAGTCGCCGGCGAATCGGGTAACAGGGGCTTCGACGCGTACGTGGACGGCCATCGCGCGGAGTTCAAAAAGCTCCAGACAAACACTCAGAGCGCTGCCCGTGACCGGCTGCGCAGCGCCAACGGGCAGCACGTGGACCGGGTATACGTGTTGGTCCGCGACGGGGTCGAGAAGGCGAACGTGGAAGCGGGGCGGGCCAACTTCATGCGGAATCACTCGAACCCGTCGTTGAAGTACTGGCAGGTGATCGACGGCGGCGCCGGCTGGCAAAGCCCGTTCCAGTCCATCAACCAGCCGTTGTGA
- a CDS encoding LuxR C-terminal-related transcriptional regulator: MRIVIGEDSTLFREGLARLLVDAGHEVVGKAVDAPGLLVAAEEAAPDLAIIDVRMPPDHTDDGARAARQIRTRHPNLGIVLLSQHIETRHSVDLVAGGRFGYLLKDRVLDVDDFLDALRRVAAGGSALDPEVVTRLIGHRPPDDPLSTLTAREREVLALMAEGRTNVGIARRLWLTERTVEAHVSSIMAKLGLASSDEDHRRVLAVLVHLRRSGHSG; encoded by the coding sequence GTGCGGATCGTGATCGGCGAGGACTCGACGCTGTTTCGCGAGGGCCTGGCCCGGTTGCTCGTCGACGCCGGGCACGAGGTGGTCGGCAAGGCCGTCGACGCCCCGGGCCTGCTGGTCGCCGCCGAGGAGGCCGCGCCGGACCTGGCCATCATCGACGTACGGATGCCGCCCGACCACACCGACGACGGCGCCCGCGCCGCGCGCCAGATCCGTACCCGCCACCCGAACCTCGGCATCGTGCTGCTCTCCCAGCACATCGAGACCCGGCACTCGGTGGATCTCGTCGCCGGCGGGCGGTTCGGCTATCTGCTCAAGGACCGTGTCCTCGACGTCGACGACTTCCTCGACGCCCTGCGACGGGTCGCGGCCGGCGGGTCGGCGCTGGACCCGGAGGTGGTCACCCGGCTCATCGGCCACCGGCCGCCGGACGACCCGCTCAGCACCCTCACCGCCCGGGAGCGGGAGGTGCTCGCGCTGATGGCCGAGGGGCGCACGAACGTCGGGATCGCCCGCCGCCTGTGGCTGACCGAGCGGACCGTCGAGGCGCACGTCAGCTCGATCATGGCCAAGCTCGGCCTGGCCTCCTCCGACGAGGACCACCGGCGGGTGCTCGCGGTGCTCGTGCACCTCCGGCGGTCAGGTCATTCCGGGTGA